The Lepisosteus oculatus isolate fLepOcu1 chromosome 4, fLepOcu1.hap2, whole genome shotgun sequence genome window below encodes:
- the LOC138238206 gene encoding scavenger receptor cysteine-rich type 1 protein M130-like — protein MCYTDFRLASGPDRCSGRVEMKLGAQWGTVCDQGWDLRDATVLCQQLNCGYAEAVLGPARFGQGNGSTWTDVFDCEGTETELRHCPISPWAHSSCSHSRDVGVVCSGAAGGVRLVGGAGRCDGRVEVFSSGKWGRLLNSSWTDSAASVLCRQLGCGLALETSSSSRYGPGRSDVCFSGVSCSGNETHLGNCSRPQPVSCSSGSDVGVLCEKHGLLRLSGAESPCAGRLEVYHRGSWGTVCDDSWDLADSQVVCRQLQCGTAVRAPAPVSFSQGAGPIWLDEVGCLGNESSLWECPSRPWGQHDCRHKEDVTIVCSEFKQLRLVSEQFECAGRAEVFYNGTWGSICQNRMDPHTASLICRQLNCGDFDKFYTPDDGSGLKWLDDVQCKKHDVSLWQCPHSPWGENSCTDRDVAGLICKGTVFY, from the exons ATGT GCTACACTGACTTCAGGCTGGCCAGCGGTCCTGACCGGTGCTCTGGCAGAGTGGAGATGAAGTTGGGGGCTCAGTGGGGGACAGTCTGCGATCAGGGCTGGGACCTCCGGGACGCCACAGTCCTCTGTCAGCAGCTGAACTGCGGCTATGCTGAAGCAGTCCTGGGCCCGGCCAGATTCGGACAGGGCAATGGCTCCACGTGGACCGATGTGTTCGACTGTGAGGGCACCGAGACTGAGCTAAGACACTGTCCCATCTCTCCATGGGCTCACAGCTCCTGCAGTCACAGCAGAGATGTGGGAGTCGTCTGCTCTG GAGCGGCGGGAGGGGTCAGGCTGGTGGGAGGAGCCGGGCGCTGTGACGGGCGGGTGGAAGTCTTCTCCAGCGGCAAGTGGGGGCGACTGCTGAACTCGTCCTGGACAGACTCTGCCGCCTCGGTgctctgcagacagctgggctgcgGTTTGGCTCTAGAGACCTCCAGCTCCTCTCGCTACGGGCCGGGCCGCAGTGACGTGTGCTTCTCGGGCGTCTCGTGCTCCGGGAACGAGACTCACCTGGGGAACTGCAGCCGCCCACAGCCGGTCAGCTGTAGCTCCGGGAGTGACGTGGGAGTGCTCTGTGAGA AACACGGGCTCCTCCGGCTGTCCGGGGCGGAGAGCCCCTGTGCTGGGCGGCTGGAGGTGTATCACCGGGGCTCCTGGGGGACGGTGTGcgatgactcctgggacctggcgGACTCTCAGGTGGTGTGCAGGCAGCTCCAGTGTGGGACGGCCGTCCGCGCCCCAGCGCCAGTGTCCTTCAGCCAGGGCGCCGGacccatctggctggacgaggtgggCTGTCTGGGGAACGAGTCGTCTCTGTGGGAGTGTCCCTCCAGACCCTGGGGTCAGCACGACTGCAGACACAAGGAGGACGTGACCATAGTGTGCTCAG aGTTCAAGCAGCTGAGGCTGGTGAGCGAGCAGTTTGAGTGCGCAGGGAGAGCTGAGGTCTTCTACAACGGCACCTGGGGGAGCATCTGTCAAAACCGCATGGACCCTCACACAGCTTCACTGATATGTCGCCAGCTGAACTGTGGGGATTTTGATAAATTTTATACCCCTGACGATGGGTCAGGTCTCAAATGGCTTGATGATGTTCAGTGCAAAAAGCATGATGTGTCACTGTGGCAGTGCCCCCATTCCCCTTGGGGAGAGAACAGCTGTACTGACAGAGACGTAGCAGGTTTAATTTGCAAAGGTACAGTCTTTTACTGA
- the LOC102693348 gene encoding deleted in malignant brain tumors 1 protein, whose translation LDEVTCRGSELYLWDCEHAALGQSDCRHKEDAGVSCAKPERIKLSGGPSACSGRVEVLYGGSWGTVCDDSWDLRDAQVVCRQLGCGEAVSAGTEASWGEGNGTVWLDEVTCRGSELHLWDCEHTALGQSDCQHRRRAGVRCADPPKPRPAPQAPGGQSSLWTVCIVLGALLFVAAALACGQRQRNRALQKEIAQWEMTSLPYQDALYEEINYKLYQQGKYIQRRKGSDLSGGLDYDDEADEDSKTPGYTDFRLASGPDRCSGRVEMKLGAQWGTVCDQGWDLRDATVLCQQLNCGYAEAVLGPARFGQGNGSTWTDVFDCEGTETELRHCPISPWAHSSCSHSRDVGVVCSGAAGGVRLVGGAGHCDGRVEVFSSGKWGRLLDSSWTDSAASVLCRQLGCGSALETSSSSRYGSGRSDVCFSGVSCSGNETHLGNCSRPQPVSCSSGSDVGVLCEKHGLLRLSGAESPCAGRLEVYHRGSWGTVCDDSWDLADSQVVCRQLQCGTAVRAPAPVSFSQGTGPIWLDEVGCLGNESSLWECPSRPWGQHDCGHKEDVTIVCSEFKQLRLVSEQFECAGRAEVFYNGTWGNICQNLMDSHTASLICRQLNCGDFIDFNTPDDGSGLKWLDDVQCKKHDVSLWQCPHSPWGENTCTERDVVGLICTGKREKPAPTTPRPCTEDPDQPHCPETERLRLMGGVSNCSGRVEVLYGGSWGTVCDDSWDLRDAQVVCRQLGCGEAVSAGTEASWGEGNGTVWLDEVTCRGSELYLWDCEHAALGQSDCRHKEDAGVSCAKPERIKLSGGPSACSGRVEVLYGGSWGTVCDDSWDLRDAQVVCRQLGCGEAVSAGTEASWGEGNGTVWLDEVTCRGSELHLWDCEHAALGQSDCQHRRRAGVRCADPPKPRPTSQAPEGQSSLWTVCIVLGVLLFVAAALACGQRQRNRALQKEIAQLEMTSLPHQDALYEEINYKLYQQGQYSQYRKGSDPSGGLDYDDVAGEDNETPGGVAQMNKS comes from the exons CTGGATGAGGTGACCTGCAGGGGCAGCGAACTCTACCTGTGGGACTGTGAGCACGCCGCACTGGGGCAGAGCGACTGCCGCCACAAAGAGGATGCAGGAGTGTCCTGTGCCA AGCCAGAGAGGATAAAACTGTCCGGGGGTCCCAGCGCCTGCTCTGGCCGGGTGGAGGTGCTGTACGGGGGCTCCTGGGGGACGGTGTGcgatgactcctgggacctgcgGGACGCCCAGGTGGTGTGCaggcagctgggctgtggggaggcaGTGAGCGCTGGGACAGAGGCCTCCTGGGGGGAGGGGAACGGGACGGTGTGGCTGGACGAGGTGACCTGCAGGGGCAGCGAACTCCACCTGTGGGACTGTGAGCACACCGCACTGGGGCAGAGCGACTGCCAGCACAGGAGGAGAGCAGGGGTTCGCTGTGCTG ATCCCCCAAAGCCCAGACCAGCTCCTCAGGCTCCAGGAGGCCAGTCCTCTCTGTGGACAGTCTGCATCGTCCTGGGAGCTCTGCTGTTCGTGGCTGCTGCCCTGGCCTGTGGGCAGAGACAGAGGAACAGAGCCCTTCAGAAAG AGATTGCTCAGTGGGAAATGACCTCCTTACCCTACCAGGATGCTCTGTATGAGGAAATCAACTACAAGCTGTACCAGCAGGGAAAGTACATCCAGCGCAGAAAAG GGAGTGATCTCTCTGGAGGGCTGGACTACGATGATGAGGCAGATGAGGACAGTAAAACTCCAG GCTACACTGACTTCAGGCTGGCCAGCGGTCCTGACCGGTGCTCTGGCAGAGTGGAGATGAAGTTGGGGGCTCAGTGGGGGACAGTCTGCGATCAGGGCTGGGACCTCCGGGACGCCACAGTCCTCTGTCAGCAGCTGAACTGCGGCTATGCTGAAGCAGTCCTGGGCCCGGCCAGATTCGGACAGGGCAATGGCTCCACATGGACCGATGTGTTCGACTGTGAGGGCACCGAGACTGAGCTAAGACACTGTCCCATCTCTCCATGGGCTCACAGCTCCTGCAGTCACAGCAGAGATGTGGGAGTCGTCTGCTCTG GAGCGGCGGGAGGGGTCAGGCTGGTGGGAGGAGCCGGGCACTGTGACGGGCGGGTGGAAGTCTTCTCCAGCGGCAAGTGGGGGCGACTGCTGGACTCGTCCTGGACAGACTCTGCCGCCTCGGTgctctgcagacagctgggctgcgGTTCGGCTCTAGAGACCTCCAGCTCCTCTCGCTACGGGTCGGGCCGCAGTGACGTGTGCTTCTCGGGCGTCTCGTGCTCCGGGAACGAGACTCACCTGGGGAACTGCAGCCGCCCACAGCCGGTCAGCTGTAGCTCCGGGAGTGACGTGGGAGTGCTCTGTGAGA AACACGGGCTCCTCCGGCTGTCCGGGGCGGAGAGCCCCTGTGCTGGGCGGCTGGAGGTGTATCACCGGGGCTCCTGGGGGACGGTGTGcgatgactcctgggacctggcgGACTCTCAGGTGGTGTGCAGGCAGCTCCAGTGTGGGACGGCCGTCCGCGCCCCAGCGCCAGTGTCCTTCAGCCAGGGCACCGGacccatctggctggacgaggtgggCTGTCTGGGGAACGAGTCGTCTCTGTGGGAGTGTCCCTCCAGACCCTGGGGTCAGCACGACTGCGGACACAAGGAGGACGTGACCATTGTGTGCTCAG AGTTCAAGCAGCTGAGGCTGGTGAGCGAGCAGTTTGAGTGCGCAGGGAGAGCTGAGGTCTTCTACAATGGCACCTGGGGAAACATCTGTCAAAACCTCATGGACTCTCACACAGCTTCACTGATATGTCGCCAGCTGAACTGTGGGGATTTCATTGACTTTAATACCCCTGACGATGGGTCAGGTCTCAAATGGCTTGATGATGTTCAGTGTAAAAAGCATGACGTGTCACTGTGGCAGTGCCCCCATTCCCCTTGGGGAGAGAACACCTGTACTGAAAGAGACGTAGTAGGTTTAATTTGCACAG GTAAAAGAGAGAAACCAGCCCCCACCACCCCAAGACCTTGTACTGAAGACCCAGATCAGCCCCACTGTCCAG agacagagaggctgCGGCTCATGGGaggggtcagtaactgctctgGCCGGGTGGAGGTGCTGTACGGGGGCTCCTGGGGGACGGTGTGcgatgactcctgggacctgcgGGACGCCCAGGTGGTGTGCaggcagctgggctgtggggaggcaGTGAGCGCTGGGACAGAGGCCTCCTGGGGGGAGGGGAACGGGACGGTGTGGCTGGACGAGGTGACCTGCAGGGGCAGCGAACTCTACCTGTGGGACTGTGAGCACGCCGCACTGGGGCAGAGCGACTGCCGCCACAAAGAGGATGCAGGAGTGTCCTGTGCCA AGCCAGAGAGGATAAAACTGTCCGGGGGTCCCAGCGCCTGCTCTGGCCGGGTGGAGGTGCTGTACGGGGGCTCCTGGGGGACGGTGTGcgatgactcctgggacctgcgGGACGCCCAGGTGGTGTGCaggcagctgggctgtggggaggcaGTGAGCGCTGGGACAGAGGCCTCCTGGGGGGAGGGGAACGGGACGGTGTGGCTGGACGAGGTGACCTGCAGGGGCAGCGAACTCCACCTGTGGGACTGTGAGCACGCCGCACTGGGGCAGAGCGACTGCCAGCACAGGAGGAGAGCAGGGGTTCGCTGTGCTG ATCCTCCAAAGCCCAGACCAACCTCTCAGGCTCCAGAAGGCCAGTCCTCTCTGTGGACAGTCTGCATCGTCCTGGGAGTTCTGCTGTTCGTGGCTGCTGCCCTGGCCTGTGGGCAGAGACAGAGGAACAGAGCCCTTCAGAAAG agattgctcagttggaaatGACCTCCTTACCCCACCAGGATGCTCTATATGAGGAAATCAACTACAAGCTGTACCAGCAGGGACAGTACAGCCAGTACAGAAAAG GGAGTGATCCCTCTGGAGGGTTGGACTATGATGATGTGGCAGGTGAGGACAATGAAACTCCAG GAGGCGTGGCGCAGATGAACAAGTCCTAA